One window of the Canis aureus isolate CA01 chromosome 1, VMU_Caureus_v.1.0, whole genome shotgun sequence genome contains the following:
- the SMG9 gene encoding nonsense-mediated mRNA decay factor SMG9 isoform X2 gives MSESGHSQPGLYGIERRRRWKEPGPGGPQNLSGPGGRERDYIAPWERERRDGSEETSSSVMQKTPIILSKPPAERSKQPPPPTAPAAPPAPAPLEKPIVLMKPREEGKGPATVTNASTPEGTAPAPPAAPAPPKGEKEGQRPTQPVYQIQNRGMGTAAPAAMDPVVGQAKLLPPERMKHSIKLVDDQMNWCDSAIEYLLDQTDVLVVGVLGLQGTGKSMVMSLLSANTPEEDQRAYVFRAQSAEMKERGGNQTSGIDFFITQERIVFLDTQPILSPSILDHLINNDRKLPPEYNLPHTYVEMQSLQIAAFLFTVCHVVIVVQDWFTDLSLYRFLQTAEMVKPSTPSPSHESSSSSGSDEGTEYYPHLVFLQNKARREDFCPRKLRQMHLMIDQLMAHSHLRYKGTLSMLQCNVFPGLPPDFLDSEVNLFLVPFMDSEAESENPPRAGPGSSPLFSLLPGYRGHPSFQSLVSKLRSQVMSMARPQLSHTILTEKNWFHYAARIWDGVKKSSALAEYSRLLA, from the exons ATGTCTGAGTCTGGCCATAGTCAGCCTGGGCTCTATGGGATAGAGAGGCGTCGGCGGTGGAAGGAGCCTGGCCCTGGCGGCCCCCAGAACCTTTCTGGCCCTGGTGGTCGGGAGAGGGACTACATTGCcccatgggagagagagagacgg GATGGCAGTGAAGAGACGAGCTCGTCGGTCATGCAGAAAACCCCCATCATCCTCTCAAAACCTCCAGCAGAGCGG TCAAAGCAGCCACCACCTCCAACAGCCCCTGCCGCCCCGCCTGCTCCAGCCCCTCTTGAGAAGCCTATCGTCCTCATGAAACCACGGGAAGAGGGGAAAGGGCCTGCAACTGTGACAAATGCCTCAACCCCCGAGGGCActgcccctgcaccccctgcagccccagcaccacccaagggagaaaaggaggggcagagacccacACAGCCTGTGTATCAGATCCAGAACCGAGGCATGGGCACTGCTGCACCAGCAGCCATGGACC CTGTCGTGGGCCAGGCCAAACTACTGCCCCCAGAACGCATGAAGCACAGCATCAAATTGGTAGACGACCAGATGAACTGGTGTGACAGCGCCATTGAG TACCTGTTGGATCAGACTGATGTGTTGGTGGTCGGTGTCCTTGGCCTCCAGGGGACAGGCAAGTCCATGGTCATGTCATTGTTGTCGGCCAACACTCCTGAGGAGGACCAGAG GGCATATGTTTTCCGAGCCCAGAGTGCTGAAATGAAGGAACGAGGGGGCAACCAGACCAGTGGCATTGACTTCTTTATTACCCAAGAGCGGATTGTTTTCCTGGACACACAG CCCATCCTGAGCCCCTCCATCTTGGACCACCTTATCAATAATGACCGCAAGCTGCCTCCAGAGTACAACCTGCCCCACACCTATGTTGAGATGCAG TCACTCCAGATTGCTGCTTTCCTCTTCACGGTCTGCCATGTGGTGATCGTTGTCCAGGACTGGTTCACAGACCTCAGTTTATACAG GTTCCTCCAGACAGCAGAGATGGTGAAGCCCTCCACCCCGTCCCCCAGCCATGAGTCCAGCAGCTCCTCAGGCTCCGATGAAGGCACGGAGTACTACCCCCACCTGG TCTTCCTGCAGAACAAAGCTCGCCGAGAGGACTTCTGTCCTCGAAAGCTGCGACAGATGCACCTGATGATTGACCAGCTCATGGCTCACTCCCACTTGCGTTACAAGG GTACTCTGTCCATGTTACAGTGTAATGTCTTCCCCGGGCTCCCACCGGACTTCCTGGACTCTGAGGTCAACTTGTTCCTTGTGCCCTTCATGGACAGCGAGGCAGAGAGTGAAAACCCACCAAGAGCAG GACCCGGTTCCAGCCCTCTcttctccctgctccctgggtACCGCGGCCACCCCAGTTTCCAGTCCTTGGTGAGCAAGCTCCGGAGTCAAGTGATGTCAATGGCCCGGCCACAGCTGTCACACACGATCCTCACGGAGAAGAACTG GTTCCACTATGCTGCCCGGATCTGGGATGGCGTGAAAAAGTCCTCTGCCCTGGCAGAGTACAGCCGCCTGCTGGCCTGA
- the SMG9 gene encoding nonsense-mediated mRNA decay factor SMG9 isoform X3 yields MSESGHSQPGLYGIERRRRWKEPGPGGPQNLSGPGGRERDYIAPWERERRDGSEETSSSVMQKTPIILSKPPAERSKQPPPPTAPAAPPAPAPLEKPIVLMKPREEGKGPATVTNASTPEGTAPAPPAAPAPPKGEKEGQRPTQPVYQIQNRGMGTAAPAAMDPVVGQAKLLPPERMKHSIKLVDDQMNWCDSAIEYLLDQTDVLVVGVLGLQGTGKSMVMSLLSANTPEEDQRAYVFRAQSAEMKERGGNQTSGIDFFITQERIVFLDTQPILSPSILDHLINNDRKLPPEYNLPHTYVEMQSLQIAAFLFTVCHVVIVVQDWFTDLSLYRFLQTAEMVKPSTPSPSHESSSSSGSDEGTEYYPHLVFLQNKARREDFCPRKLRQMHLMIDQLMAHSHLRYKGTLSMLQCNVFPGLPPDFLDSEVNLFLVPFMDSEAESENPPRAGPGSSPLFSLLPGYRGHPSFQSLVSKLRSQVMSMARPQLSHTILTEKN; encoded by the exons ATGTCTGAGTCTGGCCATAGTCAGCCTGGGCTCTATGGGATAGAGAGGCGTCGGCGGTGGAAGGAGCCTGGCCCTGGCGGCCCCCAGAACCTTTCTGGCCCTGGTGGTCGGGAGAGGGACTACATTGCcccatgggagagagagagacgg GATGGCAGTGAAGAGACGAGCTCGTCGGTCATGCAGAAAACCCCCATCATCCTCTCAAAACCTCCAGCAGAGCGG TCAAAGCAGCCACCACCTCCAACAGCCCCTGCCGCCCCGCCTGCTCCAGCCCCTCTTGAGAAGCCTATCGTCCTCATGAAACCACGGGAAGAGGGGAAAGGGCCTGCAACTGTGACAAATGCCTCAACCCCCGAGGGCActgcccctgcaccccctgcagccccagcaccacccaagggagaaaaggaggggcagagacccacACAGCCTGTGTATCAGATCCAGAACCGAGGCATGGGCACTGCTGCACCAGCAGCCATGGACC CTGTCGTGGGCCAGGCCAAACTACTGCCCCCAGAACGCATGAAGCACAGCATCAAATTGGTAGACGACCAGATGAACTGGTGTGACAGCGCCATTGAG TACCTGTTGGATCAGACTGATGTGTTGGTGGTCGGTGTCCTTGGCCTCCAGGGGACAGGCAAGTCCATGGTCATGTCATTGTTGTCGGCCAACACTCCTGAGGAGGACCAGAG GGCATATGTTTTCCGAGCCCAGAGTGCTGAAATGAAGGAACGAGGGGGCAACCAGACCAGTGGCATTGACTTCTTTATTACCCAAGAGCGGATTGTTTTCCTGGACACACAG CCCATCCTGAGCCCCTCCATCTTGGACCACCTTATCAATAATGACCGCAAGCTGCCTCCAGAGTACAACCTGCCCCACACCTATGTTGAGATGCAG TCACTCCAGATTGCTGCTTTCCTCTTCACGGTCTGCCATGTGGTGATCGTTGTCCAGGACTGGTTCACAGACCTCAGTTTATACAG GTTCCTCCAGACAGCAGAGATGGTGAAGCCCTCCACCCCGTCCCCCAGCCATGAGTCCAGCAGCTCCTCAGGCTCCGATGAAGGCACGGAGTACTACCCCCACCTGG TCTTCCTGCAGAACAAAGCTCGCCGAGAGGACTTCTGTCCTCGAAAGCTGCGACAGATGCACCTGATGATTGACCAGCTCATGGCTCACTCCCACTTGCGTTACAAGG GTACTCTGTCCATGTTACAGTGTAATGTCTTCCCCGGGCTCCCACCGGACTTCCTGGACTCTGAGGTCAACTTGTTCCTTGTGCCCTTCATGGACAGCGAGGCAGAGAGTGAAAACCCACCAAGAGCAG GACCCGGTTCCAGCCCTCTcttctccctgctccctgggtACCGCGGCCACCCCAGTTTCCAGTCCTTGGTGAGCAAGCTCCGGAGTCAAGTGATGTCAATGGCCCGGCCACAGCTGTCACACACGATCCTCACGGAGAAGAACTG A
- the SMG9 gene encoding nonsense-mediated mRNA decay factor SMG9 isoform X1: protein MSESGHSQPGLYGIERRRRWKEPGPGGPQNLSGPGGRERDYIAPWERERRDGSEETSSSVMQKTPIILSKPPAERSKQPPPPTAPAAPPAPAPLEKPIVLMKPREEGKGPATVTNASTPEGTAPAPPAAPAPPKGEKEGQRPTQPVYQIQNRGMGTAAPAAMDPVVGQAKLLPPERMKHSIKLVDDQMNWCDSAIEYLLDQTDVLVVGVLGLQGTGKSMVMSLLSANTPEEDQRAYVFRAQSAEMKERGGNQTSGIDFFITQERIVFLDTQPILSPSILDHLINNDRKLPPEYNLPHTYVEMQSLQIAAFLFTVCHVVIVVQDWFTDLSLYRFLQTAEMVKPSTPSPSHESSSSSGSDEGTEYYPHLVFLQNKARREDFCPRKLRQMHLMIDQLMAHSHLRYKGTLSMLQCNVFPGLPPDFLDSEVNLFLVPFMDSEAESENPPRAGPGSSPLFSLLPGYRGHPSFQSLVSKLRSQVMSMARPQLSHTILTEKNCRSKSYLPSSNMESRKTGPSRPPLQETRAPLGFGTEAGHRVLTAAEA, encoded by the exons ATGTCTGAGTCTGGCCATAGTCAGCCTGGGCTCTATGGGATAGAGAGGCGTCGGCGGTGGAAGGAGCCTGGCCCTGGCGGCCCCCAGAACCTTTCTGGCCCTGGTGGTCGGGAGAGGGACTACATTGCcccatgggagagagagagacgg GATGGCAGTGAAGAGACGAGCTCGTCGGTCATGCAGAAAACCCCCATCATCCTCTCAAAACCTCCAGCAGAGCGG TCAAAGCAGCCACCACCTCCAACAGCCCCTGCCGCCCCGCCTGCTCCAGCCCCTCTTGAGAAGCCTATCGTCCTCATGAAACCACGGGAAGAGGGGAAAGGGCCTGCAACTGTGACAAATGCCTCAACCCCCGAGGGCActgcccctgcaccccctgcagccccagcaccacccaagggagaaaaggaggggcagagacccacACAGCCTGTGTATCAGATCCAGAACCGAGGCATGGGCACTGCTGCACCAGCAGCCATGGACC CTGTCGTGGGCCAGGCCAAACTACTGCCCCCAGAACGCATGAAGCACAGCATCAAATTGGTAGACGACCAGATGAACTGGTGTGACAGCGCCATTGAG TACCTGTTGGATCAGACTGATGTGTTGGTGGTCGGTGTCCTTGGCCTCCAGGGGACAGGCAAGTCCATGGTCATGTCATTGTTGTCGGCCAACACTCCTGAGGAGGACCAGAG GGCATATGTTTTCCGAGCCCAGAGTGCTGAAATGAAGGAACGAGGGGGCAACCAGACCAGTGGCATTGACTTCTTTATTACCCAAGAGCGGATTGTTTTCCTGGACACACAG CCCATCCTGAGCCCCTCCATCTTGGACCACCTTATCAATAATGACCGCAAGCTGCCTCCAGAGTACAACCTGCCCCACACCTATGTTGAGATGCAG TCACTCCAGATTGCTGCTTTCCTCTTCACGGTCTGCCATGTGGTGATCGTTGTCCAGGACTGGTTCACAGACCTCAGTTTATACAG GTTCCTCCAGACAGCAGAGATGGTGAAGCCCTCCACCCCGTCCCCCAGCCATGAGTCCAGCAGCTCCTCAGGCTCCGATGAAGGCACGGAGTACTACCCCCACCTGG TCTTCCTGCAGAACAAAGCTCGCCGAGAGGACTTCTGTCCTCGAAAGCTGCGACAGATGCACCTGATGATTGACCAGCTCATGGCTCACTCCCACTTGCGTTACAAGG GTACTCTGTCCATGTTACAGTGTAATGTCTTCCCCGGGCTCCCACCGGACTTCCTGGACTCTGAGGTCAACTTGTTCCTTGTGCCCTTCATGGACAGCGAGGCAGAGAGTGAAAACCCACCAAGAGCAG GACCCGGTTCCAGCCCTCTcttctccctgctccctgggtACCGCGGCCACCCCAGTTTCCAGTCCTTGGTGAGCAAGCTCCGGAGTCAAGTGATGTCAATGGCCCGGCCACAGCTGTCACACACGATCCTCACGGAGAAGAACTG CAGGTCGAAATCGTACTTGCCCAGCTCAAACATGGAAAGCCGGAAGACGGGGCCTTCACGCCCCCCACTGCAGGAGACAAGAGCACCACTGGGTTTTGGCACCGAAGCAGGCCACCGTGTTCTGACAGCTGCTGAGGCATGA
- the LOC144284613 gene encoding interferon-inducible GTPase 5-like, with the protein MASRVFQSNFTWSKILELWRDTSALKGAFEVGDLPTVATKLQATLHLPENARLDTGITGGTGSGKSTFVNAIRGLGDEDPRSAYTGVVEMSVDPTPYAHPKYPNVVIWDLLGIDTPTFQAKKYLQQVLLDRYDFLLLITLESFTAHHTQLACEILQQGKRFYFIRSKVDVDMRPHAAGAPAPFQRKEHSARPGRTVGNGWKWGA; encoded by the exons ATGGCGAGCAGAGTTTTCCAGTCAAACTTCACCTGGTCCAAGATACTGGAGCTATGGAGGGACACCAGTgctctgaagggagcctttgAGGTGGGGGACCTGCCAACAGTAGCCACCAAGCTGCAGGCCACACTTCACTTGCCGGAGAACGCCAGGCTGGACACTGGCATTACTGGGGGCACAGGCTCAGGCAAGTCGACCTTTGTCAATGCCATCAGGGGGCTGGGAGACGAGGACCCCAGATCAGCTTACACGGGCGTGGTGGAAATGTCGGTGGACCCCACACCATATGCACACCCTAAGTACCCCAACGTTGTCATCTGGGACCTGCTGGGCATTGACACGCCCACCTTCCAAGCCAAAAAATACCTCCAGCAGGTGCTGCTGGACCGTTAtgacttcctcctcctcatcacctTGGAGAGCTTCACTGCCCACCATACCCAGCTAGCCTGTGAGATCCTGCAGCAGGGCAAGCGCTTCTACTTCATCCGCTCCAAGGTGGACGTGGACATGCGGCCTCATGCAGCCGGCGCCCCAGCACCTTTTCAGAGGAAAGAGCACTCAGCCAGACCCGGGAGGACTGTTGGCAACGGCTGGAAG TGGGGGGCGTGA